Proteins co-encoded in one Candidatus Thiodictyon syntrophicum genomic window:
- a CDS encoding serine/threonine-protein kinase, which produces MNSDPTRLTGGAVDPAAATRVGPAAPTGPGAAADATTVQAGVADPAAADTAGAPPLHGIPPGTLLVNTYRVERLLGGGGMGEVYLVRHAGLATLHAVKVIRPAMAANHQVMDLFYREAKVLRGVRHDAVVSYDGFVRDADGRDYLVMEFVEGPSLAQRLRRGPLPADQVLALRDRLAAGLAQAHRQGAIHRDISPDNVILPGERVDSAKLIDFGLSKLTDPTQETIIGASFAGKLRFAAPEQFGMFGGEVDARSDIYSLGLILAAAARGRPLDMGDSFAAALRAREAVPDLTELPPALRPWLSAMLEPDPARRPASLDELLRRWPAATQAVAAPARGASAAAQSKPPGQGTVPRATLLRGGLGAVLALAAGWGLYAVLRPLETVPPRPPVPATTTIPETPQSQPQPQPGPPEPGPPPAGDLAALVQGGRDDQALSAARALIAANADAPAGARTALPADAFLALAESLRAAGRPAEAFALVEALIGGGAAPPAALLWPLAQDLRAAGRLDPYFFLVRALAGQGDGPAAFAYGELYDPLHWTPGTSPFTKPRADKARDWYEKAAALGVPAAAARLEALKAVVPGD; this is translated from the coding sequence ATGAACAGTGATCCGACCAGACTGACCGGCGGCGCGGTGGATCCCGCGGCGGCGACCCGGGTGGGTCCCGCGGCCCCGACCGGGCCGGGCGCGGCGGCGGACGCGACCACCGTCCAGGCCGGCGTGGCCGACCCCGCCGCGGCCGACACCGCGGGAGCGCCCCCGCTGCACGGCATCCCGCCCGGCACCCTGCTGGTCAATACCTATCGGGTCGAGCGGCTGCTGGGCGGCGGCGGCATGGGCGAGGTCTATCTGGTGCGCCACGCCGGGCTCGCGACCCTGCACGCGGTCAAGGTGATCCGCCCCGCCATGGCCGCCAACCACCAGGTCATGGATCTCTTCTACCGGGAGGCGAAGGTCCTGCGCGGGGTGCGTCACGACGCGGTGGTGAGCTACGACGGCTTCGTGCGCGACGCCGACGGGCGGGACTATCTGGTCATGGAGTTCGTGGAGGGGCCCTCGCTGGCGCAGCGCCTGCGCCGGGGGCCGCTCCCGGCGGACCAGGTCCTGGCGCTGCGCGATCGGCTCGCCGCGGGGCTCGCGCAGGCCCATCGCCAGGGGGCCATCCACCGCGACATCTCACCGGACAACGTGATCCTGCCGGGCGAGCGGGTGGACAGCGCCAAGCTCATCGACTTCGGACTGAGCAAGCTCACCGACCCGACCCAGGAGACCATCATCGGCGCCTCGTTCGCCGGCAAGCTCCGCTTCGCCGCGCCGGAACAGTTCGGCATGTTCGGCGGGGAGGTGGACGCACGCTCCGACATCTACAGCCTGGGGCTGATCCTGGCCGCCGCCGCCCGCGGGCGCCCCCTGGACATGGGCGACAGCTTCGCGGCCGCCCTTCGCGCCCGCGAGGCGGTGCCGGACCTGACCGAACTCCCGCCCGCCCTGCGGCCCTGGCTCAGTGCCATGCTGGAGCCCGACCCGGCACGCCGGCCCGCGAGCCTGGACGAACTCCTGCGGCGCTGGCCGGCGGCGACCCAGGCGGTTGCCGCGCCCGCGCGCGGCGCGAGCGCCGCAGCCCAGAGCAAGCCGCCTGGGCAGGGGACCGTGCCGCGAGCGACGCTGCTCCGGGGCGGCCTGGGCGCTGTGCTGGCGCTCGCCGCCGGGTGGGGGCTCTATGCTGTGCTGCGGCCCCTGGAGACGGTGCCGCCCAGGCCCCCGGTACCCGCGACGACGACCATCCCGGAGACGCCCCAGTCGCAGCCTCAGCCGCAGCCCGGTCCCCCGGAACCCGGCCCGCCCCCGGCCGGGGACCTCGCGGCCCTGGTGCAGGGCGGCCGTGACGACCAGGCCTTGAGCGCCGCCCGGGCCCTGATCGCCGCCAACGCGGACGCCCCGGCCGGCGCGCGGACGGCGCTCCCGGCGGACGCCTTCCTGGCCCTGGCCGAATCGTTACGGGCCGCCGGACGGCCCGCGGAGGCCTTCGCCCTGGTGGAGGCCCTGATCGGCGGCGGGGCCGCCCCTCCCGCGGCGCTCCTCTGGCCCCTGGCCCAAGACCTGCGCGCGGCCGGGCGTCTGGACCCCTACTTTTTCCTGGTGCGCGCCCTGGCCGGCCAGGGCGACGGCCCGGCCGCCTTCGCCTACGGCGAGCTCTACGACCCGCTGCACTGGACGCCCGGTACCTCACCCTTCACCAAGCCCCGGGCGGACAAGGCGCGGGACTGGTACGAGAAGGCCGCCGCGCTGGGCGTTCCCGCGGCCGCGGCGCGGCTGGAGGCGCTCAAGGCGGTGGTGCCGGGCGATTGA
- the tssK gene encoding type VI secretion system baseplate subunit TssK encodes MALDNRVLWSEGLFLQPHHFQQHDRYLEHLVESQAGLGCPYPWGLSRLTIDRDLLAQGRLALTQCAGRLPDGTPFEAPASDPLPTPLLLDPESAGQTIYLALPLRRPGAPQSGAPAAPDTMLRYRAGDLTVRDNALGADTETLLEVGRLDLRLLRERDARDGFACCGVARVLERRADLLVQLADTYIPPCLDVQAAARLAGFLEEVTGLLHRQAEARAGRVRGAGRGGVSDWADFLMLQLINRSEPVSIHLGRIQGLHPEPLYRFLLALAGELATYAGDTKRPPDFPPYRHDDLDATFTPVMERLRDYLSRELVERAIQIPIQERQYGFRVALVADRSLLTGARFVLAVHADMDSQALRNRFPAQSKIGPIERITEFVKLALPGIGLRPLPTAPLEIPYHAGCDYFELDRSSEFWAAAAAGGGLGLHVGGEFPGLELALWAIRE; translated from the coding sequence ATGGCCCTCGACAATCGCGTCCTCTGGTCGGAGGGGCTGTTTCTGCAGCCCCACCACTTCCAGCAACACGACCGCTATCTGGAGCACCTGGTGGAGTCCCAGGCGGGGCTCGGCTGTCCCTATCCCTGGGGTCTGTCCCGGCTCACCATCGACCGTGACCTGCTGGCGCAGGGCCGTCTGGCCCTCACCCAGTGCGCCGGCCGGCTGCCCGACGGCACCCCCTTCGAGGCCCCGGCCAGCGACCCCCTGCCAACCCCCCTGCTGCTCGACCCCGAGTCCGCCGGCCAGACCATCTACCTGGCCCTGCCGCTGCGCCGCCCGGGGGCCCCGCAGAGCGGCGCCCCCGCGGCCCCGGACACCATGCTGCGCTACCGGGCCGGGGACCTGACGGTGCGCGACAACGCCTTGGGCGCCGACACCGAGACCCTGCTGGAGGTGGGCCGGCTCGATCTGCGGCTGCTGCGTGAGCGCGACGCGCGCGACGGCTTCGCCTGTTGCGGGGTCGCCCGGGTCCTGGAGCGGCGCGCCGACCTGCTGGTGCAGCTCGCCGACACCTATATCCCCCCCTGCCTGGACGTGCAGGCCGCGGCGCGCCTGGCCGGCTTCCTGGAGGAGGTCACCGGGCTCCTGCACCGGCAGGCCGAGGCGCGGGCCGGGCGGGTCCGGGGGGCGGGCCGCGGCGGGGTCTCGGACTGGGCCGATTTTCTGATGCTGCAACTGATCAACCGCAGTGAGCCGGTGTCCATCCACCTGGGCCGCATCCAGGGGCTGCACCCGGAGCCCCTCTACCGCTTCCTGCTTGCGCTGGCCGGGGAACTGGCCACCTATGCCGGCGACACCAAACGCCCGCCGGACTTCCCCCCCTATCGCCACGACGACCTGGACGCGACCTTCACCCCGGTCATGGAGCGCCTGCGCGACTATCTGAGCCGGGAATTGGTCGAGCGGGCCATCCAGATCCCCATCCAGGAGCGCCAGTACGGGTTCCGGGTCGCCCTGGTCGCGGACCGCTCACTGCTCACCGGGGCGCGCTTCGTGCTCGCGGTCCACGCGGACATGGACTCCCAGGCCCTGCGCAACCGCTTCCCGGCCCAGTCCAAGATCGGCCCCATCGAGCGCATCACCGAGTTCGTCAAACTGGCCCTGCCGGGGATCGGCCTGCGGCCCCTGCCCACGGCCCCGCTGGAGATCCCCTATCACGCCGGTTGCGACTATTTTGAATTGGACCGCAGCAGCGAGTTCTGGGCGGCGGCGGCGGCCGGGGGCGGTCTCGGCCTGCACGTCGGGGGCGAGTTCCCGGGCCTGGAACTGGCCCTGTGGGCGATCCGGGAGTAA
- the tssJ gene encoding type VI secretion system lipoprotein TssJ, whose amino-acid sequence MNGSGPGPRAHRAPMAAAVLAALLGCAGKPPPAPPSPAADQPPPQLRITVSAAADANRDQTGRGLPIVVRLYELKAAGDFAAADFFRLYEQETAALGATLIAREEVTLAPGQRRLTVLPLSPAATHLGVLGAFSDIDRAGWRALQALEPGRDNSVEVEVGAAAISARRH is encoded by the coding sequence ATGAACGGATCCGGACCTGGACCACGGGCGCACCGCGCCCCGATGGCCGCGGCCGTGCTGGCCGCACTGCTCGGCTGCGCCGGCAAACCGCCGCCCGCGCCGCCCAGCCCGGCGGCGGACCAGCCGCCGCCGCAACTGCGCATCACGGTCAGCGCCGCCGCCGACGCCAACCGGGACCAGACGGGGCGGGGCCTGCCGATCGTGGTGCGGCTCTATGAACTGAAGGCCGCGGGCGACTTCGCCGCCGCCGACTTCTTCCGCCTCTATGAGCAGGAGACCGCCGCCTTGGGCGCCACGCTGATCGCCCGCGAGGAGGTCACGCTGGCCCCGGGCCAGCGGCGGCTCACGGTGCTGCCCTTGAGCCCCGCGGCCACCCACCTGGGCGTGCTGGGCGCCTTCAGCGACATCGACCGGGCCGGTTGGCGCGCCCTGCAAGCCCTCGAACCCGGCCGGGACAACAGCGTTGAGGTCGAGGTCGGGGCGGCCGCGATCAGTGCCCGCCGACACTAA
- the tagH gene encoding type VI secretion system-associated FHA domain protein TagH: MTSVILKDLFANAAGHDMAYRITIARWRGAAPAAPTTLAIAGGGCTIGRNPDNDLSLSDSERVISGRHAHLALRDDALWVTDLSTNGTFLNQSTERLPAHQPVRLAAGDTLSVGPYDLVIEADDGRAGAAAAVHADPFEPPAPQGPPGGPGRGASPDILDLLEAGNPTDPTDPTAPSLAPVAPRCERAAAPDPFADALALDPFLAGAAAPAAAALATPPPTPLERVHLRPPEIGPAVAGPAPGGPAVPDDYDLLADALGGPVAEPGAAAPPGRPRTDPFAAFAEQDFGAPGPFSSLPPMADPFAAGAAAPAGPELAPPPLAPWSAPTPARPLSPPTAPTDPSPAPAAGTAPDPVPLPTPQAPPDARPGTSPGAAADTGLAAFLAGLGTGDARTIADPNRFLHDAGRLLRALAQGLTTTMQSRAQFKNELRLGVTTIRAADNNPFKFSVDVDEALERLLLRPGGGFLGAPEAARGAFEDVQAHEMAMIAGLRAALRALLARFEPAALERCLGAASGLDKLLPMARRSRYWELFTEVYDQVAADAAEDFMELFGDAFTRAYEDQIQRLIQARRQTPAAPGRGRDQN, encoded by the coding sequence TTGACCTCGGTTATACTCAAGGACCTCTTCGCCAACGCTGCAGGGCACGACATGGCGTACCGCATCACCATCGCGCGCTGGCGCGGCGCCGCCCCGGCCGCCCCGACCACCCTGGCCATCGCCGGGGGGGGCTGCACCATCGGCCGCAACCCGGACAACGACCTGTCACTGAGCGACTCGGAGCGGGTCATCTCCGGCCGCCACGCACACCTGGCGCTGCGCGACGACGCCCTGTGGGTGACCGACCTGAGCACCAACGGGACCTTCCTCAATCAGAGTACGGAGCGGCTGCCGGCCCATCAACCGGTGCGCCTGGCGGCCGGGGACACCCTGTCCGTGGGTCCCTACGACCTGGTGATTGAGGCCGACGACGGGCGGGCCGGCGCCGCGGCCGCCGTCCACGCCGATCCATTCGAGCCCCCGGCCCCCCAGGGTCCGCCCGGAGGCCCGGGCCGCGGGGCCTCACCGGACATCCTGGACCTGCTCGAGGCGGGTAACCCGACGGATCCCACCGACCCGACCGCCCCCAGCCTGGCGCCGGTAGCCCCCCGGTGCGAGCGGGCGGCGGCACCGGACCCCTTCGCCGACGCCCTGGCCCTGGACCCCTTCCTCGCTGGTGCCGCCGCGCCCGCCGCGGCGGCCCTGGCGACGCCCCCGCCCACCCCGCTGGAGCGCGTCCACCTGCGCCCACCGGAGATCGGGCCGGCAGTGGCTGGACCGGCGCCGGGCGGCCCGGCGGTGCCGGACGACTATGACCTGCTCGCCGACGCCCTGGGCGGTCCGGTCGCCGAGCCCGGCGCGGCGGCGCCCCCCGGCCGGCCCCGCACCGACCCCTTCGCAGCCTTTGCGGAGCAAGACTTTGGCGCACCAGGCCCGTTCAGCTCCCTGCCGCCCATGGCCGACCCCTTCGCGGCCGGTGCGGCAGCACCGGCGGGGCCTGAGTTGGCGCCGCCGCCCCTCGCGCCCTGGTCGGCGCCGACGCCGGCCCGCCCGCTGTCGCCGCCGACCGCGCCCACCGACCCCTCGCCAGCCCCGGCCGCAGGCACCGCGCCGGACCCGGTCCCACTGCCGACCCCGCAGGCCCCGCCCGACGCCAGGCCCGGTACGTCGCCGGGCGCCGCGGCGGACACCGGACTCGCCGCCTTCCTCGCCGGCCTCGGGACCGGCGACGCCCGGACGATCGCGGACCCCAACCGGTTCCTGCACGACGCCGGCCGCCTGCTGCGGGCGCTGGCCCAGGGCCTCACCACCACCATGCAGTCGCGGGCCCAGTTCAAGAACGAGCTGCGCCTGGGGGTCACCACCATCCGCGCCGCGGACAACAACCCATTCAAGTTCTCGGTCGACGTGGACGAGGCCCTGGAGCGGCTGCTGTTGCGCCCCGGCGGCGGCTTTCTCGGCGCGCCGGAGGCGGCCCGGGGGGCCTTCGAGGACGTCCAGGCCCACGAGATGGCCATGATTGCGGGGCTGCGGGCCGCCCTGCGGGCACTGTTGGCGCGCTTCGAGCCGGCCGCGTTGGAGCGCTGCCTGGGCGCCGCGTCGGGACTCGACAAGCTCCTGCCCATGGCCCGCCGGTCACGCTATTGGGAGCTGTTCACCGAGGTCTACGACCAGGTCGCCGCCGACGCCGCGGAGGACTTCATGGAACTGTTCGGCGACGCCTTCACCCGTGCCTACGAGGATCAGATCCAGCGCCTGATCCAGGCGCGGCGGCAGACCCCGGCGGCACCCGGCCGCGGGCGCGATCAAAACTGA
- the tssM gene encoding type VI secretion system membrane subunit TssM, giving the protein MNALSGILTARWFLSLLGTLALAALVWFVGPLIGFAGTEPLGPQSRRWWVIGALFVLWALWQIGAALVVRQRNRRLVEQLAGGPGAAPDPADRAAAEELKTLQGRFDAALALLKGSEGRKGLGGHWVYQLPWYLIIGPPGCGKTTALLNSGLRFPLAERLGQGPVGGVGGTRNCDWWFTDQAVLLDTAGRYTTQDSDAQVDSAAWLGFLALLKKHRPRRPINALLLGISLADLLQWSPAERAAHAQAIRARVQELYGTLRLRLPIYVLFMKADLVAGFSEFFADLGKEGREQVWGMTFPFDPAPDAAPGLAAYGAEQRALEQRLDQHLLGRLQAERDRRRRGLVLRFPRQFGALGETVDHFLNDCLDATRFESRPLVRGVYFTSGTQTGTPIDRVLAAIAANFGLGRQGLDAFQGTAKSFFVTRLLREVVFPEAPLAGLDPRLERRRRLLKWGAYAGVALLTVSAAAAWTLSYLGNRAYITAVAGQVSTIQTQIDSLKGVGGATGRDLLAVLPVLNAARQIPGGYADRDAGTPLSMELGLDQVEKLGPQAQRAYQRLLHKTLLPAITLQLEEQVRRALADPARLYEALRLYLMLDDAQHADPAVLQAAIERDWAQRLPRETTTEQRAELARHLSALLAANLSPLPLALDADLIRQAREVLTGTRLAPRIYGQLEGSEAAAGLSDFTLARAGGPLTMKVLARRSGKPINQGIPALYTYDGYHQRFDAAVTALIAAAALESWVLGPQGRIIPGTPQAAALAAEVRDLYLRDYVTRWDALLTDLSLIPPRDLQGAAQSAEVLANPADSPLRRLLIAAARETALDRPPGPAEGGAGGLAAGVAGTAAGALADRAVNSVGGVAGVAAADLRRRVGEQAGAASAPEAAVTRHFAWLQGLVDTAGGNAAPLDKTLETVGQLGLHLSAVDAAATSGRGPLTLGTGKEIQAAKQAAAAQHPVVAGVLGTLAQDSATLVAGGARVQLNNLWTATPLPFCREAIQGRYPVEPGSRRDTTLADFGRLFGPGGLLDAFFKDHLAPLVDSSRRPWRWTNADLGIPTAVLAQFQRAEVIREAFFAGGGKTPAVEFELTPTSLDRLATQFTLDLGGQVLDYRQGPRKPQTLKWPAPEGLGRARITFTGIDGKTPGQTEEGPWAWFRLLDRARLQATAQPELFRLVFTLSGFSASFDLRATSVRNPFDLKELRGFSCPERL; this is encoded by the coding sequence ATGAACGCCCTGTCAGGGATTCTCACCGCCCGCTGGTTCCTCAGCCTCCTGGGGACCCTCGCCCTCGCCGCCCTGGTGTGGTTCGTGGGGCCACTGATCGGCTTCGCCGGCACCGAGCCCTTGGGGCCGCAGTCGCGGCGCTGGTGGGTGATCGGCGCCCTCTTCGTCCTCTGGGCCCTGTGGCAGATCGGCGCGGCGCTCGTCGTGCGGCAGCGCAACCGGCGCCTGGTGGAGCAACTGGCGGGCGGGCCGGGCGCGGCGCCGGACCCGGCGGACCGGGCCGCGGCCGAAGAGCTCAAGACCCTGCAGGGGCGCTTCGACGCGGCCCTGGCCCTGCTCAAGGGCTCCGAGGGCCGCAAGGGACTCGGGGGGCATTGGGTCTATCAGCTCCCCTGGTACCTGATCATAGGCCCGCCGGGCTGCGGCAAGACCACGGCGCTCCTCAACTCGGGGCTCAGGTTCCCGCTCGCCGAGCGCCTGGGCCAGGGCCCGGTCGGCGGTGTCGGCGGCACCCGCAACTGCGACTGGTGGTTCACGGACCAGGCCGTGTTGCTCGACACCGCCGGGCGCTACACCACCCAGGACAGCGACGCCCAGGTCGACAGCGCCGCCTGGCTGGGCTTCCTGGCGCTGCTGAAGAAGCACCGCCCGCGCCGGCCCATCAACGCCTTGCTGCTGGGGATCAGCCTCGCGGACCTGCTGCAGTGGTCGCCGGCCGAACGCGCGGCCCACGCCCAGGCGATCCGGGCGCGCGTGCAGGAACTGTACGGCACCCTGCGCCTGCGCCTGCCGATCTATGTGCTGTTCATGAAGGCGGACCTGGTGGCCGGCTTCAGCGAGTTCTTCGCCGATCTTGGCAAGGAGGGCCGGGAGCAGGTCTGGGGTATGACCTTCCCCTTCGACCCCGCCCCGGACGCGGCGCCCGGCCTGGCCGCCTATGGCGCCGAACAGCGCGCCCTGGAGCAGCGGCTCGACCAACACCTGCTGGGGCGGCTGCAGGCGGAGCGCGACCGGCGCCGCCGCGGCCTGGTCTTGCGCTTCCCGCGCCAGTTCGGGGCCCTGGGCGAGACCGTCGACCACTTCCTCAACGACTGCCTGGACGCCACCCGTTTCGAGTCGCGCCCCCTGGTGCGCGGGGTCTATTTCACCAGCGGCACCCAGACCGGCACCCCGATCGACCGGGTGCTCGCGGCCATCGCCGCCAACTTCGGGCTGGGCCGCCAGGGCCTGGACGCCTTCCAGGGCACCGCCAAGAGCTTCTTCGTCACCCGCCTGCTGCGCGAGGTCGTGTTCCCGGAGGCCCCGCTGGCCGGGCTCGACCCGCGCCTGGAGCGTCGCCGCCGCCTGCTGAAATGGGGCGCCTATGCCGGTGTGGCCCTGCTCACGGTCAGCGCCGCCGCCGCCTGGACCCTGAGTTATCTCGGCAACCGCGCCTACATCACGGCGGTCGCCGGCCAGGTCAGTACGATCCAGACCCAGATCGACTCACTCAAGGGCGTGGGGGGGGCGACCGGGCGCGACCTGCTCGCGGTGCTGCCGGTGCTCAACGCCGCCCGGCAGATCCCCGGGGGCTATGCGGACCGCGACGCGGGCACCCCGCTCAGCATGGAACTGGGGCTCGACCAGGTGGAAAAGCTCGGCCCCCAAGCGCAGCGCGCCTACCAGCGTCTGTTGCACAAGACCCTGCTGCCGGCCATCACCCTGCAACTGGAGGAGCAGGTCCGCCGCGCGCTGGCCGACCCGGCCCGCCTGTACGAGGCGCTGCGTCTCTACCTGATGCTGGACGATGCGCAACATGCTGACCCGGCGGTGCTGCAGGCAGCGATCGAACGCGACTGGGCGCAACGCCTGCCGCGCGAGACCACGACCGAGCAGCGCGCCGAGCTTGCCCGCCACCTGAGCGCCTTGCTGGCCGCCAACCTCAGCCCGCTGCCGCTGGCCCTGGACGCGGACCTGATCCGCCAGGCGCGCGAGGTCCTGACCGGGACCCGCCTCGCGCCCCGGATCTATGGCCAGTTGGAGGGCTCCGAGGCCGCTGCCGGGTTGTCGGACTTCACCCTCGCCCGGGCCGGCGGACCCCTGACCATGAAGGTACTGGCAAGGCGCAGCGGCAAGCCCATCAATCAGGGCATTCCCGCCCTCTATACCTATGACGGCTATCACCAGCGGTTCGACGCGGCGGTCACCGCGCTGATCGCCGCCGCCGCGCTGGAGAGCTGGGTCCTGGGTCCGCAGGGGCGCATCATCCCCGGCACCCCGCAGGCCGCGGCCCTGGCCGCGGAGGTCCGGGACCTGTATCTGCGCGACTATGTCACACGCTGGGACGCGCTGCTGACGGACCTGTCCCTGATCCCGCCGCGGGACCTGCAGGGCGCCGCGCAGAGCGCCGAGGTCCTGGCCAACCCGGCCGATTCACCCCTGCGCCGGTTGCTCATCGCCGCCGCGCGTGAGACCGCACTCGACCGTCCGCCCGGTCCGGCCGAGGGCGGCGCGGGCGGCCTCGCGGCGGGCGTGGCCGGGACCGCGGCCGGGGCCCTGGCCGACCGGGCGGTGAACAGCGTCGGCGGCGTGGCCGGGGTCGCGGCCGCCGACCTGCGCCGGCGTGTTGGGGAGCAGGCCGGTGCGGCGTCGGCGCCGGAGGCCGCGGTCACCCGCCATTTCGCCTGGCTGCAGGGTCTGGTGGACACCGCCGGGGGCAACGCCGCCCCGCTCGACAAGACGCTCGAAACCGTCGGTCAGCTCGGCCTGCACCTGAGCGCGGTGGACGCCGCCGCGACCAGCGGACGCGGCCCCCTGACCCTGGGCACCGGCAAGGAGATCCAGGCCGCCAAACAGGCCGCCGCCGCCCAGCATCCGGTGGTAGCGGGCGTGCTCGGCACCCTGGCCCAGGACAGCGCCACCCTGGTGGCCGGGGGCGCGCGCGTCCAGTTGAACAACCTCTGGACCGCCACGCCCCTGCCCTTCTGCCGGGAGGCGATCCAGGGCCGCTACCCGGTCGAGCCGGGCAGCAGGCGCGACACCACCCTGGCCGACTTCGGCCGACTGTTCGGCCCCGGGGGACTCCTGGACGCCTTCTTCAAGGACCATTTGGCCCCCCTCGTCGACAGTTCCCGCCGCCCCTGGCGCTGGACCAACGCCGACCTGGGCATCCCCACGGCGGTCCTGGCCCAATTTCAGCGCGCCGAGGTGATCCGCGAGGCCTTTTTCGCGGGCGGCGGCAAGACCCCGGCGGTCGAGTTCGAGCTGACCCCCACCAGCCTGGACCGCCTGGCGACCCAATTCACCCTCGACCTGGGCGGTCAGGTCCTCGACTACCGCCAGGGACCACGCAAACCCCAGACGCTCAAATGGCCGGCACCCGAAGGGCTCGGGCGGGCGCGTATCACCTTCACCGGGATCGACGGCAAGACCCCGGGCCAGACCGAGGAGGGCCCCTGGGCCTGGTTCCGGCTCCTGGACCGGGCGCGCCTGCAGGCCACCGCCCAACCGGAACTGTTCCGCCTCGTCTTCACCCTGTCCGGCTTCTCCGCGAGCTTCGACCTGCGCGCGACCAGTGTCCGCAACCCCTTCGATCTCAAAGAACTGCGCGGCTTCAGTTGTCCCGAGCGGCTATAG
- the icmH gene encoding type IVB secretion system protein IcmH/DotU: protein MTNDDPFFDPADAGATVIRPNPGGRRPTGAPPGPGQGFTPLPNPPAAPWPPAPAAGNRAPLPIPADNSDNPLVACASDLLTVAGELRGSASHRDPEGLRERLVGQIRAFEACARGRGLADTLVLPARYVLCALLDESVLDTPWGSQSIWSKQGLLVSFHNETWGGEKFFDALERLLAYPAGNLHLLELMYLCLAQGFEGRYRVREGGRDQLERVRANLYQCIRTQRGEPEPELSPHWRGVAPQHDPLLAQVPLWVLSAVAALLLLGLFAAYTFALSRDSDPVYLSLAGLDRGLPAPTDRPRPAPPPPEPDTATLGTLLGDDLAAGRVAVVNGPQGQTLIIRGEALFASAQAQLLPGVAPLIERIGAALTQVPGPVLVTGHSDSAPIKSLRFPSNWHLSQARAQEVAGRLGAITRDPARFTAEGRADSEPAVPENPRDARNRRVEISLQRPGPQPREAQP from the coding sequence TTGACCAACGACGACCCCTTTTTCGACCCCGCGGACGCCGGCGCGACCGTCATCCGGCCGAACCCCGGCGGGCGCCGGCCGACCGGGGCGCCCCCTGGTCCCGGCCAGGGCTTCACGCCGCTCCCCAACCCGCCGGCCGCGCCCTGGCCGCCGGCCCCCGCGGCGGGCAACCGGGCGCCGCTGCCCATCCCGGCGGACAACTCCGACAACCCGCTGGTGGCCTGTGCGAGCGACCTGCTCACCGTCGCCGGGGAGCTGCGCGGCAGCGCCTCCCACCGGGACCCCGAGGGCCTGCGCGAGCGCCTGGTGGGACAGATACGCGCATTCGAGGCCTGTGCCCGGGGGCGGGGTCTGGCCGACACCCTGGTCCTGCCCGCGCGCTATGTCCTGTGCGCCCTCCTCGACGAGTCGGTGCTGGACACGCCCTGGGGCAGCCAGAGCATCTGGAGCAAGCAGGGCCTGCTGGTCAGCTTCCATAACGAGACCTGGGGCGGGGAGAAGTTCTTCGACGCACTCGAGCGCCTGCTCGCCTACCCGGCAGGCAACCTGCACCTGCTGGAGCTGATGTACCTGTGCCTGGCCCAGGGGTTCGAGGGCCGCTACCGGGTGCGCGAGGGCGGTCGCGACCAGCTCGAACGGGTGCGCGCCAACCTCTATCAGTGCATCCGCACCCAGCGCGGCGAGCCGGAACCCGAGCTCTCGCCGCACTGGCGGGGGGTGGCGCCCCAGCATGACCCATTGCTCGCGCAGGTGCCCCTGTGGGTCCTGTCCGCGGTCGCCGCGCTCCTGCTGCTGGGGCTCTTCGCCGCCTATACCTTTGCACTCAGCCGGGACTCGGACCCGGTCTATCTGTCCCTGGCCGGCCTGGACCGGGGCCTGCCGGCCCCCACGGACCGGCCGCGCCCGGCCCCGCCGCCGCCCGAACCGGACACGGCCACCCTGGGCACCCTGCTGGGCGACGACCTCGCGGCCGGTCGCGTCGCGGTCGTCAATGGGCCCCAGGGACAAACGCTCATCATCCGCGGCGAAGCGCTCTTCGCGTCGGCCCAGGCGCAACTGCTCCCGGGGGTCGCGCCCCTGATCGAGCGCATCGGGGCGGCCCTGACCCAGGTGCCGGGACCGGTGCTGGTGACCGGTCACAGCGACAGCGCCCCCATCAAGTCACTGCGCTTCCCCTCCAACTGGCACCTGTCCCAGGCGCGCGCCCAGGAGGTGGCCGGACGGCTCGGGGCCATCACGCGCGACCCCGCCCGCTTCACCGCCGAGGGCCGCGCCGACAGCGAGCCGGCGGTCCCGGAGAACCCGCGCGACGCCCGCAACCGCCGGGTGGAGATCAGCCTGCAGCGGCCCGGACCCCAGCCGAGGGAGGCGCAACCATGA